In Candidatus Paceibacterota bacterium, the following proteins share a genomic window:
- the uvrA gene encoding excinuclease ABC subunit UvrA, which yields MAKIKESENSHGARTNKAVFDEKSEKIIVKGARTHNLKNITVEMPRNKMIAVTGLSGSGKSSFAFDTIFAEGQRRYVESLSSYARQFLHQMQKPDVDEIIGLSPAISIDQKSRSNNPRSTVATITEIYDYLRILYARIGKPHCLICDREIKKLSKEEILETILNNVSKLRPTQKKEILGVDIISDKIRVFSPLVVGRKGEYYQLLYDLLEKGYEQVKIDGEIKKLRNQIIIAKNKKHDIDVLVDEFYVSEFKDKQKTDATRQRLSDAVEKAIEESKGLLKIETPEGEKMISVKFMCPYDGYSYPEIEPRLFSFNSPYGACPACNGLGTKTIFSEDPCDTCHSARLREEALHVLLGGISIVDFVGKSIKDAKHFIENLKLTEVEKEICKVVVKEIDARLQFMIDVGIDYLSLERKAYTLSGGEAQRIRLASQLGSGLVGALYVLDEPTIGLHQRDNDRLIKTLTNLRDLGNTIIVVEHDEDTMYSSDYIIDIGPGAGVHGGEVVVSGYLEELLTAKDNKSDSLTLAYLRGEKKIEKPKKRRDQDKGAIKIRGGKIFNIKNMNIDIPLGKFVCVTGVSGSGKSSLVYEILHKNLQARVDRKYRTNETHHCASFTGSEYVGRTIMIDQSPIGRTPRSNPATYTGAWTHIRDMFSATTEARERGWKSNRFSFNVKGGRCEACEGNGTIAVEMHFLPTVYVPCDVCNGKRFTKETLEVKYKGKNVHQVLEMTVEEALKFFEDIPAIFDRLHEMNEVGLGYLKLGQSATTLSGGEAQRVKISTELYRPNLHRTMYLLDEPTIGLHYEDVKKLIEILQKLVDAGNTVVVIEHNMDLIKSSDYIIDIGPEGGDKGGEIVAKGTPEDVANNNKSYTGHYLKKVLKK from the coding sequence ATGGCAAAAATAAAAGAAAGCGAAAATTCACACGGGGCAAGAACAAATAAGGCTGTTTTTGATGAAAAATCCGAAAAAATTATTGTAAAAGGTGCGCGAACACACAATCTGAAGAACATTACAGTAGAAATGCCTCGCAATAAGATGATAGCTGTCACAGGGCTTTCCGGTTCGGGAAAGTCGTCTTTTGCCTTTGATACTATTTTTGCAGAGGGTCAACGCAGATATGTGGAGTCACTTTCTTCTTATGCCAGACAATTTTTACATCAAATGCAGAAGCCGGACGTAGATGAAATCATCGGTCTTTCCCCGGCAATTTCAATAGATCAAAAATCCCGCTCAAATAACCCTCGCTCTACTGTCGCCACAATCACTGAAATCTACGACTATCTTCGTATTCTCTACGCTCGTATCGGCAAACCGCATTGCCTCATCTGTGATAGAGAAATTAAAAAACTTTCAAAAGAAGAAATCTTGGAGACTATTTTAAATAATGTATCAAAACTTAGGCCGACACAAAAGAAAGAAATTCTTGGTGTAGATATAATATCCGATAAAATACGAGTCTTTTCACCGCTTGTTGTCGGCAGAAAAGGTGAATACTATCAGCTTCTTTATGATCTACTTGAAAAAGGTTATGAACAAGTAAAGATAGACGGGGAGATCAAGAAGCTTCGCAATCAGATAATTATCGCGAAAAATAAAAAACACGACATAGATGTGCTTGTGGATGAATTCTATGTTTCTGAATTCAAGGACAAGCAAAAGACCGACGCGACAAGACAAAGGCTTAGTGACGCCGTAGAAAAAGCCATAGAAGAATCGAAAGGACTTCTAAAAATAGAGACTCCTGAAGGCGAGAAAATGATTTCCGTGAAATTTATGTGTCCTTATGATGGCTATTCATATCCAGAGATTGAGCCGAGGCTTTTCTCATTCAACTCTCCTTATGGCGCATGTCCGGCTTGCAATGGTCTTGGTACAAAGACAATTTTCAGCGAAGATCCTTGCGACACTTGCCACAGTGCAAGACTTCGTGAAGAAGCTCTACATGTGCTTCTTGGTGGCATAAGTATTGTGGATTTTGTCGGCAAATCAATAAAAGACGCGAAACACTTTATAGAAAATCTCAAACTCACAGAAGTCGAAAAAGAAATTTGCAAAGTCGTAGTCAAAGAAATAGATGCGAGACTGCAATTTATGATAGATGTCGGTATAGATTATCTTTCACTTGAAAGAAAGGCTTATACACTTTCTGGCGGAGAGGCACAGAGGATACGCCTCGCATCACAGCTTGGCTCTGGCCTTGTTGGCGCTTTATATGTCTTGGATGAGCCGACTATCGGTCTGCATCAACGCGACAATGACCGCCTTATAAAGACCCTTACAAATCTCCGTGATTTGGGAAATACTATTATTGTGGTGGAACATGATGAAGACACTATGTATTCTTCAGACTATATCATAGACATCGGCCCGGGCGCTGGAGTGCACGGTGGGGAAGTCGTGGTCTCTGGATACTTGGAGGAGCTTCTCACAGCAAAAGACAATAAAAGTGATTCACTTACTCTCGCATATTTGCGTGGTGAGAAGAAAATAGAAAAGCCGAAGAAAAGGCGCGACCAAGACAAAGGTGCGATAAAGATCCGTGGTGGAAAAATATTTAATATTAAAAATATGAATATTGATATTCCGCTTGGTAAATTCGTCTGTGTCACTGGCGTATCTGGCTCGGGCAAATCATCTCTTGTTTATGAAATATTGCATAAAAACTTGCAGGCGAGAGTTGATAGAAAATACAGGACAAATGAAACTCACCACTGCGCATCTTTCACTGGTTCAGAATATGTCGGGAGGACTATTATGATAGATCAGTCGCCGATAGGCAGAACGCCAAGGTCAAACCCTGCCACATACACCGGCGCATGGACTCATATAAGAGATATGTTTTCGGCAACTACGGAAGCGCGTGAAAGGGGATGGAAATCAAATCGTTTTTCTTTCAATGTAAAAGGTGGCAGATGCGAAGCTTGCGAGGGGAATGGCACTATCGCTGTGGAAATGCATTTCTTGCCGACAGTTTACGTCCCCTGCGATGTCTGCAATGGCAAAAGGTTCACAAAGGAAACGCTGGAGGTGAAATACAAAGGCAAAAATGTTCATCAGGTGCTTGAGATGACTGTGGAAGAAGCACTCAAATTCTTTGAGGACATTCCTGCGATTTTTGACCGCTTGCATGAGATGAATGAAGTCGGTCTTGGATATTTGAAACTTGGTCAGAGTGCCACGACGCTTTCTGGAGGTGAGGCACAAAGGGTAAAAATCTCTACCGAACTTTACAGGCCAAATCTGCACAGAACAATGTATCTTTTGGACGAGCCGACCATCGGACTTCATTATGAAGATGTAAAAAAGCTTATTGAAATTTTACAAAAACTTGTAGATGCTGGAAACACCGTCGTCGTGATAGAACACAATATGGATCTCATAAAATCCTCCGACTATATTATCGATATTGGCCCCGAAGGAGGCGACAAAGGCGGGGAAATAGTGGCAAAGGGAACGCCAGAGGATGTCGCCAATAATAACAAATCGTATACTGGGCATTATTTGAAGAAAGTTCTTAAAAAATAA
- a CDS encoding response regulator, protein MSRLEGKKILIVEDDKFLSEMLAGKLLAEKALVARAPDGESAIEMASLNRYDLILLDILLPKKDGYTVLKELKADEKAKEIDVIILSNLGQKADVDMGVKLGAKKFLVKALLSIDEIVEGVVEDLK, encoded by the coding sequence ATGAGTCGACTTGAAGGTAAAAAAATATTGATAGTTGAAGACGATAAATTTCTTAGTGAAATGTTGGCAGGTAAACTCTTAGCCGAAAAGGCTCTTGTGGCCCGCGCCCCAGATGGTGAATCTGCTATTGAAATGGCAAGCTTAAACAGATACGACCTTATACTTCTGGATATTCTTCTTCCCAAAAAAGATGGCTATACGGTGCTAAAAGAATTGAAGGCCGATGAAAAAGCCAAAGAGATAGATGTGATAATACTCTCAAACTTGGGACAAAAAGCGGACGTAGATATGGGTGTCAAACTCGGTGCAAAAAAATTCTTGGTCAAAGCGCTTCTTTCTATAGACGAAATCGTTGAGGGTGTCGTAGAAGATTTGAAATAA
- a CDS encoding UvrB/UvrC motif-containing protein, with the protein MQSQDLKKHKLPDTPGIYFFKKGREIFYIGKATSLRDRVKSYFSNDLIATRGPLIVDMVFKADKITFQKTDSILEALILEAELIKKHKPKYNTKEKDDKSYNFVIITKEDFPRVLIERGRSLDFPRRDLFADPRSLLDKSNMTSWKRFDLKSQKRSNLEEPVQRIFGPFPHSTQLKEAVKIVRKIFPFRDRCTPNQGEPCFNKQIGLCPGACDGSISKVDYKKIIKNIILFFEGKKTKIIKNLEKEMKALAKEQKFEKAGEIKKTIFALNHIQDVALLKAEDFSGKRFDLKSQERSNLEERKILRIEAYDIAHISGTANVGVMVVLEDGEPAKNGYRKFKIRESKQNDIAGLKEILERRLAHEEWAFPQIIVVDGGKAQIKVAREVVSRLLGYRIAKLEVVSVLKDERHRPKAILGDKTITSKYSNDILLANNEAHRFAIKYHRKTLAKKSLV; encoded by the coding sequence ATGCAAAGTCAAGATTTAAAAAAACACAAACTACCCGATACGCCTGGCATTTATTTCTTCAAAAAGGGGAGGGAGATTTTTTATATTGGAAAAGCGACATCTCTTCGCGATAGGGTAAAAAGCTATTTTAGTAATGATCTTATCGCCACTCGCGGTCCGCTTATTGTAGATATGGTTTTTAAGGCGGACAAAATCACTTTTCAAAAGACTGACTCTATCCTTGAAGCACTTATCCTAGAAGCCGAACTTATAAAAAAACATAAACCGAAATACAATACAAAAGAAAAAGATGATAAAAGTTATAATTTTGTCATTATTACAAAAGAGGACTTTCCAAGAGTTTTGATAGAAAGAGGAAGAAGTTTAGATTTTCCAAGGAGAGACCTTTTTGCAGATCCAAGGTCTCTCCTTGATAAATCAAATATGACTAGCTGGAAAAGGTTCGACCTTAAATCTCAAAAAAGGTCGAACCTTGAGGAGCCAGTCCAGCGTATTTTTGGACCTTTTCCACACAGCACCCAACTCAAAGAAGCTGTGAAAATTGTTCGCAAAATTTTTCCATTTCGTGATAGATGCACTCCAAACCAAGGCGAGCCTTGCTTCAATAAACAAATCGGACTTTGCCCCGGAGCTTGCGACGGGAGCATTTCAAAAGTTGATTATAAAAAAATAATTAAAAATATTATTTTATTTTTTGAAGGTAAAAAGACAAAAATCATAAAAAATCTTGAAAAAGAGATGAAGGCCTTGGCGAAAGAGCAAAAATTTGAAAAAGCTGGAGAAATTAAAAAGACAATTTTCGCATTAAATCATATTCAGGATGTCGCTCTCCTAAAAGCGGAGGATTTCTCTGGGAAAAGGTTCGACCTTAAATCCCAAGAAAGGTCGAACCTTGAGGAAAGAAAAATCCTCCGTATCGAAGCCTACGACATTGCCCACATCAGTGGCACAGCCAATGTCGGCGTTATGGTAGTGCTAGAAGACGGCGAGCCAGCAAAAAATGGATATAGAAAATTCAAAATAAGAGAAAGTAAGCAAAATGATATTGCCGGTCTAAAAGAAATATTGGAGAGAAGACTCGCTCATGAAGAATGGGCTTTTCCACAAATAATAGTTGTGGATGGAGGAAAAGCCCAGATCAAAGTCGCTAGGGAAGTCGTATCTCGTTTACTTGGCTATCGTATAGCCAAGTTGGAGGTGGTTTCGGTACTTAAAGATGAAAGACATAGGCCAAAGGCGATATTGGGGGATAAAACTATCACTTCCAAATATTCAAACGACATTCTACTCGCAAATAACGAAGCTCATAGATTTGCCATCAAATATCATCGCAAAACCCTCGCCAAAAAGTCCTTGGTTTGA
- a CDS encoding excinuclease ABC subunit UvrB, with product MDKFKLKSGFKPAGDQPVAIEKLIDGLEKGFNKQTLLGVTGSGKTFTVANVIAKINKPTLVIAHNKTLAAQLAQEYQDFFPENAVHYFVSYYDYYQPEAYMPVTDTYIEKEAMINEEIERLRHASTQALLTRKDVIVVASVSCIYGLGSPEEYLSVNLQLEKGLKISRQELIKKLVNIHFERTNADLSAGEFRAVGNSLEIMPVNEKIIVRVDIEGDLVAKISKIDAVSRVLTEESLKSIFIFPAKHFITNKEQQASAFKSIKKELEERLTELKKQGKDLEAERLRRKTSYDLALIREVGYCNGIENYSRHFSGKNAGEAPDTLLSYFPRKADGSADFLTIIDESHVTVPQIRGMQAGDASRKNTLIEYGFRLPSAKDNRPLNFGEFEKRVGQTIYTSATPSDFEKENSEQIVEQVIRPTGLVDPIVDIRPITERKNHEKSADLVVNHGKSKDFVASKSQVFDFIDEALKVIKNGGRVIATTLTKKMAEDLSEYLKEKGVKAEYLHSEIKTIDRIDILTNFRKGKFDCIVGVNLLREGLDLPEVEFIGILDADKEGFLRSDTSLIQTIGRAARNSAGRVVLYADNMTGSMQRALDETNRRREKQIAYNTKHGITPKTILKKIHDITEHLRSDHDRAVAELLKIDREVMGKKPVQLVRQKEAQMNSAVKILDFETAAILRDEIAQLKEMTAVKKGKKSK from the coding sequence ATGGACAAATTCAAATTAAAAAGCGGTTTTAAGCCAGCGGGCGACCAGCCGGTGGCGATAGAAAAGCTTATAGACGGACTAGAAAAAGGGTTTAATAAACAAACCCTTCTTGGTGTTACCGGTTCTGGAAAAACATTTACTGTGGCGAATGTTATTGCAAAAATCAATAAACCAACGCTTGTAATTGCCCACAACAAAACTCTCGCCGCCCAGCTTGCCCAAGAATATCAAGATTTCTTCCCAGAAAATGCCGTGCATTATTTTGTCTCTTATTACGACTACTATCAGCCGGAGGCATATATGCCAGTCACCGACACTTATATTGAAAAGGAAGCGATGATAAATGAAGAGATAGAACGCCTTCGCCATGCTTCCACACAAGCGCTTCTTACAAGAAAAGATGTGATAGTGGTTGCATCTGTATCTTGTATTTATGGTTTGGGAAGTCCGGAAGAATATTTAAGTGTAAATTTGCAATTGGAAAAAGGGCTTAAGATTTCTAGGCAAGAATTGATAAAAAAACTTGTAAATATTCATTTTGAAAGGACAAATGCCGATCTTTCAGCTGGAGAATTTCGCGCCGTGGGGAATTCACTTGAAATAATGCCAGTTAATGAAAAGATAATCGTTAGAGTTGATATTGAAGGGGATTTGGTTGCTAAAATCTCAAAAATAGATGCAGTGTCAAGAGTCTTGACAGAAGAAAGTCTGAAGTCAATTTTTATTTTTCCAGCAAAGCATTTTATAACAAATAAAGAACAGCAAGCGAGTGCTTTCAAAAGCATAAAAAAAGAATTGGAGGAAAGACTTACGGAATTAAAAAAACAAGGAAAAGATCTTGAAGCAGAAAGACTCCGAAGAAAGACGAGTTATGATTTGGCATTGATACGAGAAGTTGGCTATTGTAATGGTATTGAGAATTATTCCAGACATTTTTCTGGTAAAAATGCTGGCGAGGCACCAGACACGCTACTATCATATTTTCCGCGTAAAGCCGATGGAAGTGCGGACTTTCTCACTATTATAGATGAGTCGCATGTTACCGTGCCACAAATACGAGGAATGCAAGCAGGCGACGCTTCTAGAAAGAACACCCTTATAGAATACGGTTTCAGATTACCTTCGGCAAAAGACAATCGTCCACTAAACTTTGGTGAGTTTGAAAAAAGAGTGGGGCAGACGATTTATACTTCTGCGACGCCAAGTGATTTTGAAAAAGAAAATTCAGAGCAAATAGTAGAGCAGGTGATAAGGCCGACAGGGCTTGTGGATCCGATTGTAGATATTAGACCAATCACTGAAAGAAAAAACCACGAAAAGTCTGCTGACCTCGTGGTAAACCACGGAAAATCTAAAGACTTCGTGGCAAGCAAATCACAAGTTTTTGACTTTATAGATGAAGCATTGAAAGTTATAAAAAATGGCGGAAGGGTTATCGCCACCACACTTACAAAGAAGATGGCAGAAGACTTGAGTGAATATTTGAAAGAAAAAGGGGTGAAAGCAGAATACTTGCATAGTGAAATCAAGACTATTGACAGAATAGATATTTTGACAAATTTCAGAAAAGGGAAATTTGACTGTATTGTCGGTGTGAACCTGCTTCGTGAAGGGTTGGACTTGCCGGAAGTGGAATTTATCGGTATTTTGGATGCCGACAAGGAAGGTTTTTTGCGTTCAGATACTTCGCTTATTCAAACTATCGGCCGTGCGGCGAGAAATTCGGCTGGGAGAGTGGTTTTGTATGCCGACAATATGACAGGCTCAATGCAACGCGCATTGGACGAAACAAATCGCAGAAGAGAAAAGCAAATCGCTTACAATACAAAGCACGGGATTACACCAAAGACTATTTTAAAGAAAATCCATGATATCACAGAGCATTTGCGAAGCGATCATGACAGAGCGGTGGCCGAGCTTTTGAAAATCGATAGGGAAGTCATGGGAAAGAAACCAGTACAACTTGTGAGACAAAAAGAAGCACAGATGAATTCGGCTGTTAAAATACTGGACTTCGAGACAGCTGCGATTCTACGGGATGAGATAGCACAATTGAAAGAGATGACTGCTGTTAAGAAAGGTAAAAAAAGCAAATAG
- a CDS encoding PEP-utilizing enzyme, producing MKITDIKNDELKYMVERIEPYFASSIIIRGMVDKKNVENILEWRAGVRWLYTNNYFFAKTSDQKIAKEDLQNKFKKGGNIYTGNLIKKCFELGNQLIEVAKSIEVITSKENLATEEMYDCLKRYLDSASNYMIFQNLVLFEDPISELARNTVKKYAKSEKEENELLGLITTASHLTGGEKEQDDFLRLGIKKATDKEIDEHARKYGWLAIRFFVGEPWTKNDVLGRLSRTDSVSAEIELKKRIEYREGIEKKIIKAIDVFSKEDKDIVQLIRDVVYLRTQRTDFFQESSYYVQTLVKEIAINFGVSYYDLLYLSVPEVLQALKDKFNVIGSIEKRKKGFVVFFDYDEDHILEGSEAKKFVDERPILNHRTLEVKELKGSIGYKGKAKGSVCIVKTAHDNSKVKEGDIIVAIMTTPNFIPALEKASAFITDEGGITCHAAIIAREMKKPCIIGTKNATQVLKDGDLVEVDADKGVVRIIK from the coding sequence ATGAAAATTACCGATATTAAAAATGACGAGCTTAAATATATGGTTGAGAGGATTGAGCCATATTTTGCTTCGTCTATTATAATTAGAGGGATGGTTGATAAGAAAAACGTCGAGAATATTCTTGAATGGAGAGCTGGAGTAAGATGGTTATATACTAATAATTATTTTTTTGCTAAAACGAGTGATCAAAAGATTGCTAAGGAAGATTTACAAAATAAATTCAAAAAAGGAGGGAATATTTATACTGGTAATCTAATAAAGAAATGTTTTGAACTTGGCAATCAACTAATTGAAGTCGCAAAGTCCATTGAGGTAATTACAAGTAAAGAAAACTTAGCCACCGAAGAAATGTATGATTGTCTAAAAAGATACTTGGATTCTGCTAGTAATTATATGATTTTTCAAAATCTGGTTTTGTTTGAAGACCCAATCTCGGAATTAGCCCGCAATACAGTAAAGAAATATGCAAAAAGTGAAAAGGAAGAAAATGAACTTCTTGGACTTATAACTACTGCTAGCCATCTAACTGGCGGGGAAAAAGAGCAGGATGATTTTCTAAGATTAGGTATTAAGAAAGCCACTGATAAGGAAATTGACGAACATGCTAGAAAATATGGTTGGCTAGCAATAAGATTCTTTGTTGGGGAACCGTGGACTAAAAATGATGTACTAGGGCGACTTTCTAGAACTGATTCTGTATCTGCTGAGATAGAACTCAAAAAAAGGATTGAGTATCGGGAAGGAATTGAGAAAAAAATCATAAAGGCGATAGATGTTTTTAGCAAAGAAGACAAAGATATTGTTCAGCTCATTAGAGATGTTGTATATCTACGTACCCAGAGGACAGACTTCTTTCAGGAGTCGTCGTATTACGTACAAACTTTAGTAAAGGAAATTGCTATTAATTTTGGCGTTTCTTATTACGATCTTCTCTATTTGAGTGTACCAGAAGTCTTACAAGCACTGAAGGATAAGTTCAATGTAATAGGAAGCATTGAGAAAAGAAAGAAAGGCTTTGTCGTTTTTTTTGATTACGATGAAGATCATATTCTTGAAGGATCTGAAGCAAAAAAATTCGTCGATGAAAGACCGATATTAAATCATAGAACTTTGGAGGTGAAGGAATTGAAGGGCAGTATTGGATATAAAGGCAAGGCAAAAGGAAGCGTATGTATTGTTAAAACGGCCCATGACAATTCTAAAGTTAAAGAGGGGGATATTATTGTTGCGATTATGACTACGCCCAACTTTATCCCAGCATTAGAAAAAGCATCTGCATTTATTACTGATGAAGGCGGAATTACTTGTCATGCTGCAATTATAGCTCGGGAAATGAAAAAGCCCTGTATTATTGGTACTAAAAATGCTACCCAAGTTTTAAAAGATGGAGATTTGGTTGAGGTGGATGCTGATAAGGGGGTGGTGAGAATAATTAAATAA
- a CDS encoding HAD family hydrolase — protein sequence MRKEIVIFDFDGVIVNSLELGYSINKEMMPDLKYEEWAGWFEGNLYKNIRKEHANDKSQNDFHQQYSARVNNCLLVEGITETIKELSRRFDLIIISSSTSIGIRNFLEKHNLISYFKEILGADIHRSKIEKFKMVLLKYNIKPEETLIITDSVGDIKEAKNVGVKTVAVTWGIHDIKKLKNEEPDSIVKRPSEVVGSVFKVLS from the coding sequence ATGAGAAAAGAGATTGTCATTTTTGATTTTGACGGAGTAATAGTTAATAGCTTAGAATTGGGTTATTCGATTAATAAAGAGATGATGCCTGATTTGAAATACGAAGAATGGGCTGGTTGGTTTGAAGGTAATTTATACAAGAATATAAGAAAAGAACATGCAAATGATAAGTCTCAAAATGATTTCCATCAGCAATATTCAGCCAGAGTAAATAATTGTTTATTAGTCGAAGGTATTACCGAGACAATCAAAGAGCTTTCGAGAAGATTTGATTTAATAATTATTAGTTCATCGACGAGTATAGGCATTCGTAATTTCTTAGAAAAACACAATCTCATATCTTACTTTAAGGAAATTCTTGGTGCGGACATTCATCGCAGTAAAATTGAAAAATTTAAAATGGTTTTATTGAAATATAATATAAAGCCCGAAGAGACCCTTATTATTACAGACTCTGTTGGAGATATAAAAGAAGCAAAGAATGTTGGTGTTAAGACAGTGGCAGTTACATGGGGAATACACGATATTAAAAAATTAAAAAATGAAGAACCAGACTCTATTGTGAAAAGACCAAGTGAAGTGGTTGGTAGTGTTTTTAAGGTGTTGTCTTAA
- a CDS encoding HAMP domain-containing sensor histidine kinase — protein sequence MIEKKTNRVLSILFLLKVIPIFYFILFIVAPFLYPEYFPWISNIKLYLVATIAMLIYQTIIFILAEVFRKQSLWMHIGYVFAVFYGLFIYLTGGLDSTFMFAMVFIPIISATYLNERLSINTGLFTILVMVSTILFDKNRLDPVYVIKYLMHIAVYSLMVFYLYKIVKEVMMQRFEKERLKRQFVELSELDNVKQIFLTATSHQLKSPLAGARWALDTAIQNKDCADIKILTEGRERVVQAINIIEEMIKTAEYDLGDKKIILNKEKITLNSIVEKIISNLAYLIQGSAISLILNIKEGVAVYGDKKVLDLALANIFDNAFRYAPKSKVTVTIKKEGQYAKLTVEDNGIGIDSADQEYVFQKFFRGKNALRLDPNQSGVGLYATKKIVEMHGGSIKISSILGKGTKVEVFLPLD from the coding sequence ATGATAGAGAAAAAAACAAATAGGGTATTAAGTATACTCTTTTTATTAAAAGTAATTCCGATTTTCTATTTTATACTTTTTATAGTGGCTCCATTTTTATATCCGGAATATTTCCCTTGGATATCAAATATTAAACTTTACCTTGTGGCCACGATCGCAATGCTCATTTATCAAACAATCATTTTCATACTGGCTGAAGTATTTAGAAAACAATCCTTGTGGATGCATATAGGCTATGTTTTTGCTGTATTCTATGGGCTTTTTATTTATCTCACGGGAGGTCTCGATAGTACCTTTATGTTTGCAATGGTGTTCATACCGATAATTTCCGCAACATATTTAAATGAGAGACTTTCAATAAATACTGGTTTATTTACGATTCTGGTCATGGTATCTACGATTTTATTTGATAAAAACAGACTAGATCCGGTTTATGTTATCAAATATTTAATGCATATTGCCGTTTATTCTTTGATGGTCTTTTATTTATACAAAATAGTCAAAGAAGTTATGATGCAACGCTTTGAAAAAGAGAGATTGAAAAGACAGTTTGTAGAATTGAGCGAGCTTGATAATGTTAAACAAATCTTTCTCACAGCAACATCGCATCAGCTCAAATCACCGCTTGCAGGTGCCAGGTGGGCATTAGACACCGCCATACAAAACAAAGACTGCGCAGATATCAAAATTTTGACAGAGGGAAGAGAAAGGGTTGTTCAAGCTATAAATATAATTGAAGAGATGATAAAAACCGCCGAATATGATCTGGGCGATAAGAAAATAATCTTGAATAAAGAAAAGATCACTTTAAATTCTATCGTGGAAAAGATAATCTCAAATCTCGCTTATCTAATACAAGGCAGTGCAATTAGCTTAATATTAAACATAAAAGAAGGGGTGGCTGTTTATGGTGACAAGAAAGTATTGGATCTTGCTTTAGCAAATATATTCGATAATGCGTTCAGATACGCTCCAAAAAGTAAGGTCACAGTTACTATTAAAAAAGAAGGACAATATGCAAAGTTGACAGTGGAAGACAACGGCATCGGCATAGATTCGGCAGATCAAGAATATGTCTTCCAAAAATTCTTCCGTGGCAAGAATGCTTTAAGACTTGATCCAAACCAAAGTGGAGTCGGTCTTTATGCCACAAAGAAGATAGTGGAAATGCATGGAGGTAGTATAAAAATATCTTCTATCTTAGGAAAGGGCACTAAAGTTGAAGTGTTTTTACCATTAGACTAA
- a CDS encoding D-alanine--D-alanine ligase family protein: MNRVKVAILRGGTSGEHEVSLKTGKSVMENLPHKYIPIDVYIDKKGVWHIDGAPVKPEKVFADAHVVFNAMHGTYGEDGKVQQLLEHFGIPFTGSGALASAIGMNKILSKQIFKQHGIKTPLHTTISLGEEIHDFSKRLFKSFPIPVVIKPNNSGSSLGVTIASTIAGIEKGIAEAFKHSDTVLIEEFIKGREATCGVIDKFRGKDVYSLLPIEIKKPKDAEFFDFNSKYNGKSEEICPGIFSIKEKEEIQRMAEEAHKALGLKHYSRSDFIVTPRRGVYILEVNTLPGLTSESLMPKSLKAIGCSFPDFLDHLLTIAIEEK; encoded by the coding sequence ATGAATCGAGTAAAAGTTGCAATATTACGCGGGGGCACTAGTGGCGAGCATGAAGTCTCTTTGAAGACTGGAAAGTCGGTGATGGAAAATCTACCACATAAATATATTCCGATAGATGTTTATATAGATAAAAAAGGTGTCTGGCATATAGATGGCGCTCCCGTAAAACCAGAAAAAGTATTTGCCGATGCGCATGTCGTCTTCAATGCAATGCACGGCACTTATGGCGAAGACGGCAAAGTCCAACAGCTTTTGGAGCATTTTGGAATCCCTTTCACCGGCTCTGGCGCACTCGCTTCGGCCATCGGTATGAACAAAATCCTTTCCAAACAGATTTTCAAACAACACGGCATCAAAACTCCACTTCATACGACGATCTCGCTCGGCGAAGAAATACACGATTTTTCAAAAAGGCTTTTCAAATCATTCCCCATACCTGTCGTCATCAAACCAAACAATAGCGGTTCATCTCTTGGGGTGACGATAGCAAGCACGATAGCTGGCATAGAAAAAGGTATCGCTGAAGCATTCAAACATTCGGACACTGTGCTTATAGAAGAATTTATAAAAGGTAGGGAAGCGACATGCGGGGTGATAGACAAATTCCGTGGCAAAGATGTCTATTCACTTTTGCCGATAGAAATAAAGAAGCCAAAAGATGCCGAATTTTTTGATTTTAATTCAAAATATAATGGCAAGTCGGAAGAAATCTGCCCAGGAATATTCAGCATAAAGGAAAAAGAAGAAATCCAGCGTATGGCTGAGGAGGCGCACAAGGCCCTCGGGCTCAAGCATTATTCTCGCTCAGATTTTATCGTCACGCCGAGAAGAGGGGTTTATATCTTGGAAGTAAATACTTTGCCTGGCCTTACAAGCGAGTCTCTTATGCCAAAATCGCTGAAAGCTATTGGCTGTTCATTCCCTGATTTTCTGGATCATTTGCTCACGATTGCTATTGAAGAGAAGTAA